A genomic region of Cyprinus carpio isolate SPL01 chromosome B13, ASM1834038v1, whole genome shotgun sequence contains the following coding sequences:
- the LOC122139489 gene encoding protein NLRC3-like, which produces MCHIPVFCWISAAVLEKMLSPAESGQIPKTLTQMYTHFLILQTNIKHEKDYEKKVTDEDMILKLGKVAFEQLVKGNLIFYEEDLRECGIDVREASVYSGLCTQIFREELGLYQGKVFCFVHLSIQEHLAALYVHLSFTNHNRNVFEPITKQNLRSKLKDLFQHVSLSELHQRALKEGLQSKNGHLDLFLRFLLGLSVKSHQILLQRIMKLKSSSSDSNEKTVEYIKKKIRTIDSPEIHQSVPLSE; this is translated from the coding sequence atgtgccacatcccagtgttctgctggatctcagccgctGTTCTGGAGAAGATGTTGAGTCCAGCAGAGAGTGGAcagattcccaagactctcactcagatgtacacacacttcctgatccttcagaccaacatcaaacatgagaaggactatgagaagaaggtgaccgatgaagacatgatcctcaaactggggaaagtGGCTTTTGAGCAGCTTGTGAAAGGAAACCTGATCTTCTACGAggaagacctgagagagtgtggcatAGATGTGAGagaagcatcagtgtactcaggattgtgcactcagatcttcagagaggagttgggcttgtatcaggggaaagtcttctgctttgttcatctgagcattcaggaacatctagcagctctatatgtGCATCTCTCCTTTACAAACCacaacagaaatgtgtttgagCCAATCACCAAACAGAATTTACGGTCTAAATTGAAGGACTTGTTTCAGCATGTTTCATTATCTGAGTTGCATCAGAGAGCTTTGAAAGAGGGTCTTCAGAGTAAaaatggacatctggatcttttCCTGCGGTTCCTTCTGGGTTTGTCAGTAAAGTCTCATCAGATTCTCCTCCAACGAATAATGAAGCTGAAAAGCAGCAGCTCTGACAGCAATgagaaaacagttgagtacatcaaGAAGAAGATCAGGACCATTGACTCTCcagaaatccatcaatctgttccactgtctgaatga